One genomic region from Saprospiraceae bacterium encodes:
- a CDS encoding RNA-binding S4 domain-containing protein — protein MDGVRVDKWLWSIRLFKSRTIATDACKAGKVKLAESYLKPSHDIKVGDLLIVFKEGFRLQIKVKDLLEKRVSATLAKNYYENLTPEDELNKYKSWFVGKGAAEVRDKGVGRPTKKERRDIDDFKDPSATDMEDFWLEE, from the coding sequence ATGGATGGTGTAAGAGTGGACAAATGGCTTTGGAGCATCAGGTTATTCAAATCCCGTACCATCGCTACGGATGCCTGCAAAGCAGGAAAAGTCAAGTTAGCTGAATCCTATCTTAAACCTTCCCATGATATTAAAGTGGGTGACCTGTTGATTGTATTCAAAGAAGGATTCAGATTACAGATTAAAGTCAAAGACTTATTAGAAAAAAGAGTCAGCGCCACCCTGGCGAAAAACTATTATGAAAATCTTACTCCTGAGGACGAACTCAATAAATACAAATCCTGGTTCGTTGGTAAAGGAGCAGCAGAAGTCAGAGATAAAGGCGTAGGCAGACCTACCAAAAAAGAGCGTCGTGACATCGATGATTTTAAAGATCCTTCTGCAACAGATATGGAGGATTTTTGGCTCGAAGAATAA
- a CDS encoding divalent-cation tolerance protein CutA: MVIIAEIHTTYAGKDVADHIALDLVQSKLIACANLIEARSYFYWEDKSQCENEILVIMKTMPDLVPEVIKAITRHHPYQLPAITWSAVNCTDDYGHWVENQTTLSAQ, translated from the coding sequence ATGGTCATAATCGCAGAGATACACACTACCTATGCGGGCAAAGATGTTGCGGATCATATCGCTCTGGATTTGGTTCAATCAAAATTGATCGCTTGTGCCAACCTCATCGAAGCCAGAAGCTATTTCTATTGGGAAGATAAAAGCCAGTGCGAAAATGAAATTTTAGTGATCATGAAAACGATGCCGGATTTAGTGCCAGAGGTCATTAAAGCGATTACCAGGCATCATCCCTATCAATTACCAGCCATTACATGGTCAGCTGTAAATTGCACGGATGACTATGGGCACTGGGTTGAAAATCAAACTACTTTATCAGCACAGTAG
- a CDS encoding cytochrome c maturation protein CcmE: MNKFNIIAGILILVSIGIFFSLSRDVSSYATFAEATQRNQRVKVAGLLAKDKEMYYNPEENPNYFSFYLRDPKGQEKKVILLQGKPQDFDRSEQIVVTGEMKGDDFVANEVLLKCPSKYKDEEIYMKKQI, encoded by the coding sequence ATGAATAAGTTCAATATCATCGCCGGCATACTTATTTTGGTGAGTATCGGTATATTTTTTTCTCTGTCCAGGGATGTGAGCAGTTATGCCACTTTTGCTGAGGCTACGCAACGCAACCAAAGAGTCAAAGTAGCTGGTCTTCTAGCCAAAGACAAGGAGATGTATTACAATCCTGAAGAAAACCCAAATTATTTTTCTTTTTACCTAAGAGACCCAAAAGGCCAGGAGAAAAAAGTCATCCTTTTGCAGGGCAAGCCTCAGGATTTTGACAGGTCAGAACAAATCGTAGTGACCGGTGAAATGAAAGGAGATGACTTCGTCGCCAATGAAGTTCTACTCAAATGCCCGTCTAAATACAAAGACGAAGAAATCTACATGAAAAAACAAATCTAA